A section of the bacterium genome encodes:
- a CDS encoding sulfatase-like hydrolase/transferase — protein sequence MDEDVHGVAHDLSLAAQPRPPRRPGRSRRGRGDPRGAASAGRLRNLRGTDERLAPPELRLPSGLRPLHVPLWRPGEGHGRREALPLSPRGPGRGGSHSPDRGPRRGAADVPLPALHGRSRVRRAPPEFQRFDTDDPGAYQAATLWTDDAVRRVREALASSGMLDRTVMILGSDHGETFGEHSVHGHARNVLTPVVWVPLVIRLPFTVEPVRIAAQVRNVDLAPTILEIAGLPVPEGFEGASLLPLMTGAEESVDRANYAALGVPVFPDASMQTALSTGAWTYARNEPARADDPEAVESRARAPGAEYLFDRTVDPAENVNLATLEAARAARMRGELDAHLSVDAPDEVLEKGVRIDPGIAEKLRAMGYLQ from the coding sequence GTGGACGAAGATGTCCATGGCGTCGCTCATGACCTCTCTCTGGCCGCGCAGCCACGCCCTCCGCGCCGCCCAGGACGGTCTCGGCGAGGCCGCGGTGACCCTCGCGGAGCTGCTTCAGCAGGCAGGCTACGCAACCTACGGGGTACAGACGAACGGCTGGCTCCACCAGAGCTTCGGCTTCCATCAGGGCTTCGACCGCTACATGTTCCCCTCTGGCGCCCGGGGGAAGGTCACGGTCGGCGAGAAGCCCTCCCTCTGAGCCCACGCGGACCGGGTCGTGGAGGAAGCCACTCGCCTGATCGAGGCCCGAGACGAGGAGCGGCCGATGTTCCTCTACCTGCACTTCATGGACGTTCACGAGTACGCCGCGCCCCGCCGGAGTTCCAGCGCTTTGATACCGACGATCCGGGCGCATACCAGGCGGCGACGTTGTGGACGGACGACGCCGTCCGCCGCGTCCGGGAGGCGCTGGCATCAAGCGGCATGCTCGACCGCACGGTGATGATCCTCGGCTCGGACCACGGCGAAACCTTCGGTGAGCACAGTGTCCATGGACACGCGCGAAACGTGCTGACACCCGTGGTATGGGTGCCGCTGGTGATCCGTCTTCCGTTCACGGTGGAGCCCGTGCGCATTGCAGCGCAGGTCCGCAACGTGGATCTCGCGCCGACGATCCTCGAGATCGCCGGGCTCCCGGTTCCGGAGGGCTTCGAGGGAGCTTCTCTGTTGCCGCTGATGACGGGCGCAGAAGAGTCAGTCGATCGAGCCAACTACGCCGCCCTGGGGGTCCCGGTCTTCCCGGACGCTTCGATGCAGACCGCCCTCAGCACGGGGGCCTGGACCTACGCGCGAAACGAGCCGGCCCGGGCAGACGACCCGGAGGCGGTCGAGTCCCGGGCACGGGCACCCGGAGCCGAGTATCTGTTCGATCGCACGGTCGACCCCGCGGAGAACGTCAACCTCGCCACCCTCGAGGCCGCTCGGGCCGCGCGCATGCGGGGCGAACTCGATGCCCATCTCTCAGTGGATGCCCCAGACGAGGTGCTCGAGAAGGGCGTGCGAATCGACCCGGGGATCGCCGAGAAGCTGCGCGCGATGGGCTACCTGCAGTAG
- a CDS encoding sulfatase-like hydrolase/transferase has translation MRSAEAVCARPCSAWLSALLLVCVFGCKPPPTPAAEISARLAALGTPDIVLIVVDTLRADWTTPYGFEKDTTPELARWASRGVLFENALSQSSWTKMSMASLMTSLWPRSHALRAAQDGLGEAAVTLAELLQQAGYATYGVQTNGWLHQSFGFHQGFDRYMFPSGARGKVTVGEKPSL, from the coding sequence ATGAGGTCCGCTGAAGCCGTCTGCGCGCGGCCCTGCTCCGCGTGGCTATCCGCGCTGCTCCTCGTGTGTGTGTTCGGCTGCAAGCCGCCGCCCACACCCGCCGCCGAGATCTCCGCGCGCCTTGCGGCGTTGGGCACGCCGGACATCGTCTTGATCGTGGTTGACACCCTGCGCGCGGATTGGACCACACCCTATGGCTTCGAGAAGGACACCACACCGGAGCTTGCGCGCTGGGCATCTCGGGGCGTTCTCTTCGAGAACGCCCTCTCCCAGTCCTCGTGGACGAAGATGTCCATGGCGTCGCTCATGACCTCTCTCTGGCCGCGCAGCCACGCCCTCCGCGCCGCCCAGGACGGTCTCGGCGAGGCCGCGGTGACCCTCGCGGAGCTGCTTCAGCAGGCAGGCTACGCAACCTACGGGGTACAGACGAACGGCTGGCTCCACCAGAGCTTCGGCTTCCATCAGGGCTTCGACCGCTACATGTTCCCCTCTGGCGCCCGGGGGAAGGTCACGGTCGGCGAGAAGCCCTCCCTCTGA
- a CDS encoding tetratricopeptide repeat protein, whose translation MSSQHLWILILAVALGLVGCPSSEERVERAQEAVPKALARGDRIAAQAAVADLGRTAPDTPEGLLELADLLGQAGEMPRALWLLETGMERYPDDVDVQLALAQAALALANPSLALSVAARVPEDAPRHSEALLLHAQAELGLGNLERALEILRQAEDLYPDKPETRLQRIATLTTEKRHDEAAQAIDDAIAAASQSSESTAALRRQLELMRAQVQMMQGEKELAIGGLRSLVAGDPSDLQAWQILVQGLAATGKQEEAIQLLEEQLEGEAPPLDYYMLLAPLYSASGRKEEAEQALRALNDGSDSPAAVIPLVNYLAAQGDSPGVEEALRGAIVRFPDEAALRIHYAEVLMERGDLASARREADAYAESPDSVDAYEEYLRARFELAEGDAAGAAERLRNVAPKLDLATTQFWLGRALEAAGDDKGARRRFEMATLRDPGWSAPVSAVLALEVRRGDWEAAGTAANRLVQVARTDVQGWLWLSRALIELERGKELLEVSSHALRLFPDEAEFRISRAQALRLLGRREEALAELAKTEGATDEDGGIAARRALALAMLGSPEEGLAIARENVDAHPQDARAHATLASLYFYSGAASDGERAVDRAMELDPDQPSPLYDRCRFRTATGRFAGAVEDCRRYLAERPADARAQPLLGAALAGMGRRQEAIAAYRRVAELDEDNFEALNNLAMLLAAEGDLDAALTAGQEAYRLSGENPYVADTVGDLYLRKGLVERAIALLEGAHAAAPEMPDARLHLAQAYTRAGRAGEARALLAALDAELPAGHPLRPQLREALDEVR comes from the coding sequence ATGTCTTCGCAGCACCTGTGGATCCTGATCCTGGCCGTCGCACTCGGACTGGTCGGCTGTCCCTCGTCCGAGGAGCGGGTCGAACGGGCCCAGGAGGCAGTGCCGAAGGCCCTGGCACGCGGGGACCGGATAGCAGCCCAGGCGGCAGTGGCGGACCTGGGCCGCACCGCGCCCGATACGCCCGAGGGGCTCCTCGAGCTGGCCGATCTGCTCGGACAGGCCGGCGAGATGCCCCGGGCTCTCTGGCTACTCGAGACTGGTATGGAGCGCTACCCGGACGACGTGGACGTGCAGCTCGCCCTTGCTCAGGCCGCGCTTGCCCTCGCCAACCCGAGCCTCGCCTTGAGCGTCGCCGCGCGCGTGCCCGAAGACGCGCCCCGGCACTCGGAAGCGCTGCTCTTGCATGCTCAAGCGGAGCTCGGCCTCGGGAACCTCGAGCGCGCCCTCGAGATCCTGCGTCAGGCCGAGGATCTCTACCCCGACAAGCCCGAGACCCGCCTCCAGCGCATCGCCACCCTGACCACCGAGAAGCGACACGACGAGGCGGCCCAGGCCATCGATGACGCCATCGCGGCCGCTTCGCAGAGCTCGGAGTCCACCGCGGCCCTGCGGCGCCAACTCGAGCTCATGCGCGCCCAGGTTCAGATGATGCAGGGCGAGAAGGAGCTGGCCATTGGCGGCCTGCGCAGCCTGGTGGCGGGGGATCCCAGCGACCTCCAGGCATGGCAGATCCTCGTCCAAGGTCTCGCGGCAACCGGGAAGCAAGAAGAGGCGATCCAGCTGCTCGAGGAGCAGCTGGAGGGCGAGGCCCCGCCCCTTGACTACTACATGCTGCTCGCCCCGCTCTACAGCGCCAGCGGCCGCAAGGAAGAGGCCGAGCAAGCCCTCCGGGCCTTGAACGATGGCTCCGACTCTCCGGCTGCCGTGATCCCGCTGGTGAACTACCTGGCGGCCCAGGGTGACAGCCCGGGAGTCGAGGAGGCGCTGCGCGGCGCCATCGTCCGCTTCCCCGACGAAGCCGCCCTGCGCATCCACTACGCCGAGGTCCTGATGGAGCGAGGCGACCTCGCCAGTGCCCGCCGCGAGGCAGACGCGTACGCCGAATCCCCCGATTCGGTCGATGCGTATGAGGAATATCTGCGTGCGCGCTTCGAGCTTGCGGAGGGTGATGCCGCCGGCGCCGCGGAGCGGCTGCGCAACGTTGCTCCAAAGCTGGACCTGGCAACCACGCAGTTCTGGCTGGGCCGCGCTCTCGAGGCCGCGGGCGATGACAAGGGCGCCCGGCGCCGTTTCGAAATGGCCACGCTGCGTGACCCGGGCTGGTCGGCACCGGTGAGTGCCGTGCTTGCGCTGGAGGTCCGTCGCGGCGACTGGGAGGCAGCCGGGACCGCCGCCAACCGGCTCGTGCAGGTGGCTCGGACCGACGTGCAGGGATGGCTCTGGCTTTCGCGCGCTCTGATCGAACTCGAACGAGGCAAGGAGCTGCTCGAGGTCTCGAGCCACGCCCTCCGGCTGTTCCCCGACGAGGCCGAATTCCGGATCTCCCGTGCCCAGGCGCTGCGCCTGCTGGGGCGTCGAGAAGAGGCGCTCGCCGAGCTTGCGAAGACGGAAGGCGCAACGGACGAGGACGGGGGGATCGCAGCCCGGCGGGCGTTGGCCTTGGCGATGCTGGGCTCCCCCGAGGAGGGGCTTGCGATCGCGCGGGAGAACGTCGACGCGCATCCACAGGATGCTCGGGCCCACGCAACCCTCGCAAGCCTCTACTTCTACAGCGGTGCGGCCAGCGACGGCGAGCGCGCTGTCGATCGCGCCATGGAACTCGACCCCGACCAGCCTTCCCCGCTCTACGACCGTTGCCGGTTTCGCACCGCCACCGGCCGCTTCGCCGGAGCGGTCGAGGACTGCCGGCGCTACCTGGCCGAGCGCCCTGCGGACGCGCGTGCGCAACCCCTTCTCGGGGCCGCCCTGGCGGGAATGGGCCGGCGCCAGGAGGCCATCGCGGCCTATCGACGGGTGGCGGAACTCGACGAGGACAACTTCGAGGCGTTGAACAACCTGGCCATGCTGCTTGCCGCCGAGGGCGACCTCGACGCAGCGCTCACAGCCGGCCAGGAGGCCTATCGACTCTCCGGAGAGAATCCCTACGTGGCCGACACGGTCGGCGACCTCTACCTTCGCAAGGGCCTGGTCGAGCGCGCGATCGCCCTGCTCGAGGGCGCCCATGCAGCGGCCCCGGAGATGCCGGACGCGCGCCTCCACCTGGCTCAAGCGTACACCCGAGCGGGCCGCGCTGGAGAGGCGCGCGCGCTGCTCGCAGCATTGGACGCCGAGTTGCCCGCTGGGCACCCCCTCCGCCCGCAGCTCCGGGAGGCCCTGGATGAGGTCCGCTGA
- a CDS encoding response regulator, which produces MFAVEIEASAEPKPTLTAMANLNAVVVDEDDESRAELAGALAAFGLSITQLRKLEELDAARNGERPPDLALIDLQLAVGEHGADAIAAFVTRFANLPIAFVSQQTSGASFDAARASGQPVLPKPVTPLRLRAALLHLVPPGKPQ; this is translated from the coding sequence GTGTTCGCCGTAGAAATCGAAGCGAGCGCGGAGCCGAAGCCAACGCTCACGGCCATGGCCAACCTGAATGCCGTGGTGGTCGATGAGGATGACGAGAGTCGGGCTGAACTCGCCGGTGCCCTCGCGGCTTTCGGCCTGAGCATCACCCAACTCCGGAAGCTCGAAGAACTCGACGCTGCCAGGAACGGCGAGCGACCGCCGGATCTCGCGCTGATCGATCTTCAGCTTGCCGTCGGAGAACACGGTGCCGATGCCATCGCAGCCTTCGTGACCCGTTTCGCCAACCTGCCGATTGCCTTCGTAAGCCAGCAAACATCCGGCGCCAGCTTCGACGCGGCACGTGCATCCGGACAGCCGGTACTTCCGAAGCCGGTCACACCCCTTCGACTGCGCGCCGCACTCCTCCATCTCGTTCCACCGGGCAAGCCGCAGTAG
- a CDS encoding GNAT family N-acetyltransferase, producing MPQDKRDFSDLPAPGPARPDELIEDLGDGLLLRRAREEDIEAIAAFQAVVQADPPDFDRYEHIAGWVRQLMDGSHPRARARDFLLVHDTQRELVASSLCLLRHRFAYDGVEVAAGMPELVGTRPDYRHRKLIARQFAEVHRWSDEGGDRLQVIDGIPFYYRQFGYEMAAQRFGGRMVPRANLPTEPVAGLCVRAAEKGDEEFIARTFDYGMQRYRLICKRDQAFWEFELDGRFAFSTQTRFLRIVETESGEPRAVFNHVPILLENGHTWTPFLEVAAGTGWKSPLMAALHDLREIGGELAAAGKCEHAGAGLVLGTDHPAFDVLGDVGKQRRPYAWYIRVADLPGFLLHVAPALEARLAASPFEGHDGTLSLSFYRTGVRLRFEKGRLTAATPWRPSTEEVGDAAFPDLTFLHLLFGHRSLSELEYAFTDVQVKETALVDALFPKQASFLMATT from the coding sequence ATGCCTCAGGATAAGCGTGATTTTTCAGACCTCCCCGCTCCGGGGCCCGCTCGCCCGGACGAACTGATCGAAGACCTCGGCGACGGCTTGTTGCTGCGCCGCGCCCGGGAAGAAGACATCGAGGCGATCGCTGCCTTCCAGGCCGTGGTCCAGGCGGATCCGCCTGACTTCGACCGCTACGAACACATCGCGGGGTGGGTGCGACAGCTCATGGACGGCAGCCATCCGAGGGCGCGGGCCCGGGATTTCCTGCTCGTCCATGATACGCAGCGCGAGCTCGTCGCTTCGTCCCTCTGTTTGTTGCGGCATCGGTTTGCCTACGACGGCGTCGAGGTAGCGGCCGGCATGCCCGAACTGGTCGGGACCCGTCCCGACTACCGGCATCGGAAGCTGATTGCGCGCCAGTTCGCCGAGGTGCATCGCTGGAGCGACGAAGGCGGCGACAGGCTGCAGGTGATCGACGGGATTCCCTTCTACTACCGACAATTCGGCTATGAGATGGCGGCTCAGCGATTCGGCGGAAGAATGGTGCCGCGCGCGAATCTCCCGACGGAGCCAGTCGCGGGGCTCTGCGTGCGCGCCGCGGAGAAGGGCGACGAGGAATTCATCGCCCGCACATTCGACTACGGCATGCAGCGCTACCGCCTCATCTGCAAACGCGATCAGGCCTTCTGGGAATTCGAACTCGATGGCCGCTTCGCGTTCTCGACCCAGACCCGATTCCTGAGGATCGTCGAGACCGAAAGCGGGGAGCCCCGGGCGGTCTTCAATCATGTTCCGATCCTCCTGGAGAACGGCCATACCTGGACGCCGTTTCTCGAGGTGGCCGCCGGAACGGGTTGGAAATCGCCTCTGATGGCGGCGCTTCACGACCTTCGAGAGATCGGCGGGGAGTTGGCGGCGGCTGGGAAGTGCGAGCATGCGGGTGCGGGACTGGTGCTCGGCACCGACCATCCGGCTTTCGATGTCCTGGGCGACGTCGGGAAGCAGCGTCGGCCCTATGCCTGGTACATCCGGGTTGCCGACCTGCCGGGCTTCCTGCTTCACGTGGCTCCCGCATTGGAGGCGCGCCTGGCCGCATCGCCCTTCGAAGGTCACGACGGAACGCTCTCCCTCAGCTTCTATCGGACGGGTGTGCGGCTGCGCTTCGAGAAGGGTCGCCTGACGGCTGCGACGCCCTGGAGGCCGAGTACGGAAGAAGTGGGCGACGCGGCCTTCCCCGACCTCACCTTTCTCCACCTTCTCTTCGGTCATCGTTCCCTGAGCGAACTCGAATACGCCTTTACCGACGTGCAGGTGAAGGAAACAGCGCTCGTCGATGCGCTCTTTCCGAAACAGGCGTCCTTCTTGATGGCAACCACTTGA
- a CDS encoding nucleotidyltransferase domain-containing protein: MRASAWVSSGWCSSQPGWPISATSFRSRVSQATRSSEVSLTPEQETLLARVTDGLARVEGVAAVALGGSHAAGTARPDSDLDLGVYYREARPLDVAGLRAFANELDPKGASSVTEPGGWGPWMDGGAWLRVDGERVDWIYRDLDRLSREIDAAERGDHQWHAGQQPTHGFFSVTLLAELDVCQPLRDREGILAALKARVATYPPALRRRLQLDYLGLAEFTLYHARKHAARGDVYNTVGCLTRAAGCLTQVLHAAEERYFLSDKAALAVFTASDRELLDEILGAPGRSAGELGASVDRLAALFEHVRSRVPEYASKRLP, translated from the coding sequence ATGCGGGCTTCGGCCTGGGTTTCGAGCGGCTGGTGCAGTTCGCAACCGGGATGGCCAATATCCGCGACGTCATTCCGTTCCCGCGTGTCCCAGGCTACGCGGAGTTCTGAGGTGTCGCTCACGCCCGAGCAGGAGACGCTCCTTGCGAGGGTGACCGACGGGCTGGCGCGGGTGGAGGGCGTCGCGGCCGTCGCTCTCGGTGGCTCCCATGCGGCCGGTACCGCCCGTCCGGATTCGGATCTCGATCTGGGCGTGTACTACCGCGAAGCGCGCCCTCTCGATGTCGCAGGCCTGCGCGCGTTTGCGAACGAGCTCGATCCGAAAGGGGCTTCGAGCGTGACCGAGCCAGGGGGCTGGGGCCCATGGATGGACGGAGGCGCCTGGCTACGCGTCGACGGAGAACGAGTCGATTGGATCTACAGGGATCTCGACCGGCTCTCCCGGGAAATCGATGCGGCAGAGCGGGGCGATCATCAATGGCATGCGGGCCAGCAACCCACACACGGATTCTTCAGTGTGACACTGCTTGCAGAACTCGACGTGTGTCAGCCGCTCCGGGATCGTGAAGGCATCCTTGCGGCTTTGAAGGCGCGGGTCGCGACGTACCCTCCGGCCCTGCGGAGGCGATTGCAGCTCGACTATCTCGGGCTCGCCGAGTTCACGCTCTACCACGCTCGCAAGCACGCTGCGCGTGGCGATGTCTACAACACGGTGGGTTGTCTGACTCGGGCTGCGGGCTGCCTGACCCAGGTCCTGCACGCCGCGGAGGAGCGCTACTTCCTTTCGGACAAGGCGGCATTGGCCGTGTTCACTGCCTCCGACAGGGAGCTCCTCGATGAGATTCTCGGGGCACCGGGCCGGAGTGCGGGTGAACTCGGCGCATCGGTGGATCGACTGGCGGCGCTCTTCGAGCATGTCCGGAGCCGGGTTCCAGAATACGCTTCGAAACGCCTTCCCTGA
- the asnS gene encoding asparagine--tRNA ligase: MTAPSVKSVLAEGRVGDSVSMQGWLRTARHSKGLSFLDLTDGSSLAGLQVVAPPELENYESEVRLLGTGWAVRVQGELVESPGKGQRVELRATQLEIVGEAADDYPLQKKRHSFEYLRTIAHLRPRTNSLGAVFRVRNVAAQAIHQFFQERGFVWLHTPILTGADAEGAGEMFEVEGGEAFFGRPTRLTVSGQLEAEIGALALSNVYTFGPTFRAENSNTSRHLAEFWMVEPEMAFCDLRGNAELAESFLRVVMKAILDNCAEDMSFFDERVEKGVVAALEHVAETPFEQMTYTEAVERLEASGQKFEYPVRWGADLQSEHERWLTEELVGKPLVVTDYPAGIKAFYMYANDDGKTVRAMDVLVPRIGEIVGGSQREHRHDALKERMLAQGLDLEEYGWYLDLRRFGSVPHAGFGLGFERLVQFATGMANIRDVIPFPRVPGYAEF, translated from the coding sequence ATGACAGCGCCTAGCGTGAAGTCCGTTCTTGCCGAGGGCCGCGTAGGCGATTCGGTCAGCATGCAGGGTTGGCTGCGCACGGCCCGCCATTCGAAGGGCCTCTCCTTCTTGGATCTAACGGATGGCTCGAGTCTGGCGGGGCTCCAGGTCGTGGCGCCGCCTGAGCTCGAGAACTACGAGAGCGAGGTTCGGCTCCTCGGAACCGGTTGGGCTGTACGCGTGCAGGGGGAGCTGGTCGAGTCGCCGGGCAAGGGCCAACGTGTCGAGTTGCGGGCTACGCAGCTCGAAATCGTCGGCGAGGCGGCCGACGACTACCCGCTGCAAAAGAAGCGACATTCCTTCGAGTACCTTCGAACCATCGCGCATCTGCGCCCGCGTACCAACTCGCTAGGCGCCGTCTTCCGGGTTCGCAATGTCGCGGCTCAGGCCATTCACCAGTTCTTCCAGGAGCGCGGATTCGTCTGGCTGCATACGCCGATCCTGACGGGCGCCGATGCCGAAGGTGCTGGCGAGATGTTCGAGGTCGAGGGCGGGGAGGCTTTCTTCGGCCGGCCGACCCGGCTCACGGTTTCCGGGCAGCTCGAGGCCGAGATCGGCGCGCTCGCCCTCAGCAACGTCTACACCTTCGGGCCGACCTTTCGCGCCGAGAACTCGAACACCAGCCGCCACCTTGCCGAGTTCTGGATGGTCGAGCCCGAGATGGCATTCTGTGATCTGCGGGGCAACGCGGAGCTGGCGGAGAGTTTCCTTCGCGTCGTGATGAAAGCCATTCTCGACAATTGTGCCGAGGACATGTCGTTCTTCGATGAGCGCGTCGAGAAGGGCGTGGTTGCGGCACTCGAACACGTGGCCGAGACGCCCTTCGAGCAGATGACCTACACCGAGGCCGTCGAGCGTCTCGAGGCAAGTGGCCAGAAGTTCGAGTATCCGGTTCGCTGGGGCGCAGACCTTCAGAGCGAGCATGAACGCTGGCTCACCGAGGAACTGGTCGGGAAGCCGCTCGTCGTCACCGACTATCCGGCCGGGATCAAGGCTTTCTACATGTATGCCAACGACGATGGCAAGACGGTGCGTGCGATGGATGTGTTGGTTCCGCGGATCGGCGAGATCGTGGGCGGCTCCCAGCGTGAACACCGCCACGACGCGTTGAAGGAGCGCATGCTGGCCCAGGGCCTCGACCTCGAAGAGTACGGCTGGTACCTGGATCTACGCCGCTTCGGTTCCGTGCCGCATGCGGGCTTCGGCCTGGGTTTCGAGCGGCTGGTGCAGTTCGCAACCGGGATGGCCAATATCCGCGACGTCATTCCGTTCCCGCGTGTCCCAGGCTACGCGGAGTTCTGA